Proteins encoded within one genomic window of Chelatococcus sp. HY11:
- a CDS encoding FadR/GntR family transcriptional regulator has product MARRPKLSDVLYAEVLDQIRSGEFEHDAKLPSENELSTRFGVSRPVVRDALRRLRIDGYIHSRQGAGSFVTAPAAGADEHEPAPRFLPTQITSISDVQKFYDYRISLEGEAAYFAATYRTEDDIRRIGALLQSMKAQQADASGAIEEDLKFHFAIAQATHNQFFLSVWDASRSHIRFIIEMARNFAVRHSRDHTTMIRSSHEPIFECIRDGDAEGAREKMREHISRSRERVFFGKWT; this is encoded by the coding sequence TTGGCGCGCAGGCCCAAGCTGAGTGACGTGCTGTATGCCGAGGTTCTGGACCAGATCCGGAGCGGTGAGTTCGAGCATGACGCGAAATTGCCATCGGAGAACGAGCTCAGCACACGGTTTGGTGTTTCGCGGCCCGTTGTCCGCGATGCTTTGCGCCGCTTGCGCATCGACGGCTATATCCACTCGCGGCAAGGCGCGGGAAGCTTCGTGACGGCGCCAGCCGCGGGGGCGGACGAGCATGAGCCCGCCCCGCGGTTCCTGCCAACACAGATCACGAGCATCTCGGATGTTCAGAAATTTTACGATTATAGGATTTCCCTTGAGGGGGAAGCAGCCTATTTTGCCGCGACTTATCGCACCGAGGACGATATCAGGCGTATCGGCGCGCTTCTTCAGAGTATGAAAGCGCAGCAAGCGGACGCGAGTGGCGCGATCGAAGAAGATCTGAAGTTTCATTTTGCGATCGCCCAGGCGACACACAACCAATTTTTCCTGTCGGTCTGGGATGCATCGCGGTCACATATTCGATTTATCATCGAGATGGCGCGGAATTTCGCCGTTCGTCATAGCCGGGACCACACAACGATGATTCGGTCGAGCCATGAGCCGATCTTTGAATGTATTCGCGACGGTGATGCGGAAGGTGCCCGGGAGAAGATGCGGGAACATATATCCCGCTCGCGCGAGCGCGTGTTTTTCGGCAAATGGACTTGA
- a CDS encoding hydantoinase B/oxoprolinase family protein: protein MGKIYKGPDPVTTEIIRNGFIAATEEMKTNLMRTAYNMIIYEALDFTVGLFDRHGNTVSIGLGLPMFIRGMSETIKAKLAHFGADGIQPGDVLLTNDAYTTGSHLNHMTFSVPIFHDGGLIGFSACMAHWQDIGGTLDGMTTDIYSEGLQLPIVKAWRAGVPNDEILSIIRMNVRLPERAMGDLKAQVAAVRTGEKRFLELVAKYGEVAVDDAIGSIFDHGEAVARSSVAQIPDGVYEAESFMDDDGIEAGRRIPIRVKVTVAGDEMTIDLTDVGAQVRGFYNSGETAGRSAAQVAFKCLTSGLELPVNDGAFRNLSIVLPPGRVVSAERPAPMRWWMTYPMTVVDTIFKALAPAVPTRVIAGHHADLVIASINGRQPQDNKLYLYLGGLIGGGWGAKMGEDGMSATVAINDGDTHNGPSEQVEAKYPLIVERYALREDSGGAGKYRGGLGTEQVVRARHDIMFNAQIDRVDCRPWGLFGGLSALGNEVRLERDGTAERFPTGKVLSQKLSAGDVYTVCSGGGGGFGSPLERNLADLENDVRQGYVSRKAASEFYGAAFDKEGSIDREATALRRTDLRRRGLPKDRPFATEDHSDWGGCPYCDRMLWPHPEAEQMAREAAASGLSRWRCC from the coding sequence ATGGGCAAGATCTATAAGGGCCCTGATCCGGTCACCACCGAGATCATCCGCAATGGCTTCATCGCTGCGACCGAAGAGATGAAGACCAACCTGATGCGGACCGCCTATAATATGATTATCTACGAGGCACTCGACTTCACCGTTGGGCTCTTCGACCGCCACGGAAACACCGTATCGATCGGCCTCGGCCTCCCGATGTTCATCCGTGGAATGAGCGAAACGATCAAGGCGAAACTGGCGCATTTCGGTGCGGACGGTATCCAGCCGGGCGACGTTCTCCTCACGAACGACGCCTACACGACAGGCAGCCATCTCAACCACATGACCTTCTCCGTGCCGATCTTCCATGACGGCGGGCTGATCGGCTTTTCGGCCTGCATGGCCCATTGGCAGGATATCGGCGGCACGCTCGACGGCATGACGACCGACATCTATTCCGAAGGGCTGCAACTGCCGATCGTCAAGGCATGGCGAGCAGGCGTTCCCAACGACGAGATCCTGTCGATCATCCGCATGAACGTGCGCCTGCCCGAGCGGGCGATGGGCGATCTGAAGGCCCAGGTGGCGGCAGTCAGAACAGGCGAGAAGCGCTTTCTCGAACTGGTCGCAAAGTATGGCGAGGTTGCGGTCGACGACGCCATAGGCTCGATCTTCGACCATGGCGAAGCCGTGGCGCGCTCCAGCGTCGCGCAGATCCCGGACGGCGTCTATGAAGCCGAAAGCTTCATGGATGACGACGGCATCGAAGCCGGCCGGCGTATCCCGATCCGCGTGAAGGTGACGGTGGCCGGCGACGAGATGACCATCGACCTGACGGATGTCGGCGCCCAGGTGCGGGGGTTCTACAACTCCGGCGAAACGGCGGGACGCTCCGCGGCTCAGGTTGCCTTCAAATGCCTGACCTCCGGGCTTGAGCTCCCGGTCAATGACGGCGCATTTCGCAATCTCAGCATCGTACTGCCGCCGGGGCGGGTCGTCTCGGCGGAGCGCCCTGCCCCCATGCGTTGGTGGATGACCTATCCCATGACGGTGGTCGATACGATCTTCAAGGCGCTCGCTCCGGCGGTCCCCACGCGGGTGATTGCCGGGCATCACGCGGATCTCGTGATCGCCTCCATCAACGGCCGGCAACCGCAGGACAACAAGCTCTATCTCTATCTCGGCGGCTTGATCGGCGGCGGCTGGGGCGCGAAGATGGGCGAGGACGGCATGAGCGCCACCGTCGCCATTAATGATGGCGACACACATAACGGACCCTCGGAACAGGTGGAGGCAAAATATCCACTGATCGTGGAGCGTTACGCCTTGCGTGAGGACTCCGGCGGCGCCGGCAAGTATCGCGGTGGCCTCGGAACCGAGCAGGTCGTTCGCGCGCGCCACGACATCATGTTCAACGCCCAGATCGACCGGGTCGACTGCAGACCCTGGGGCCTTTTCGGCGGTCTATCGGCGCTCGGCAACGAGGTCCGTCTCGAACGCGACGGTACAGCCGAGCGCTTTCCGACCGGCAAGGTCCTTTCACAGAAGCTTTCAGCCGGCGATGTCTATACGGTGTGCTCCGGCGGTGGAGGAGGCTTCGGTTCACCGCTCGAGCGTAACCTCGCGGACCTCGAGAATGACGTTCGACAGGGCTATGTCTCAAGGAAAGCCGCGTCTGAATTCTACGGCGCCGCCTTCGACAAGGAGGGTAGCATCGACCGCGAGGCGACGGCGCTGCGCCGGACCGACCTGCGGCGGCGGGGGCTGCCGAAAGATCGACCTTTTGCCACGGAGGATCATTCCGACTGGGGGGGCTGTCCCTACTGCGATAGGATGCTTTGGCCGCATCCGGAAGCCGAACAGATGGCCCGCGAAGCGGCCGCCAGCGGTTTGAGCCGGTGGCGATGCTGCTAG
- a CDS encoding IclR family transcriptional regulator: MRSVGTGERRTAERSGEDTILAVERALELIEHLSSATDGMSLAEISRELVVNKAIAVRLLDTLEHAGYIWRDDRVQRFYLTYRVSNIGLRHLQTSRLLDQCAAVLKTLAEESGELVRLAVVEPGGDKLTWVHLVSGTKRTLQIDPNYSLEISLHTHAIAKAWLSTMPMERAMALIAAQGIEARTIHSKTAPEVIREDLEQAAQRGFAGSFEENEIGISAIAAPIWADTLQGGRECVGAVSLAAPTNRTTRADLEAWGPALVRATEQLGRIWPLEARARSGPFPHRT; this comes from the coding sequence ATGAGAAGCGTTGGTACTGGCGAGCGGCGGACAGCAGAGCGATCTGGCGAGGATACTATCCTCGCCGTAGAGCGCGCTCTCGAACTGATCGAGCACTTGTCCAGCGCGACCGATGGCATGAGTCTCGCCGAGATTTCCCGTGAGCTCGTCGTTAACAAGGCCATCGCCGTGCGGCTGCTCGATACGCTCGAACACGCCGGCTATATCTGGCGCGACGATCGCGTGCAGCGCTTCTATCTGACCTACCGGGTCAGCAACATCGGCTTGCGCCATCTTCAAACCAGCAGGCTGCTCGATCAGTGCGCCGCCGTGTTGAAGACGTTGGCCGAAGAAAGTGGTGAACTCGTCCGCCTCGCGGTTGTCGAGCCGGGAGGTGACAAATTGACCTGGGTTCACTTGGTCTCCGGTACCAAGAGAACACTGCAGATCGACCCGAATTATTCGCTGGAGATCAGTCTCCACACCCACGCGATCGCCAAGGCCTGGCTTTCGACCATGCCCATGGAGCGCGCGATGGCGCTGATCGCGGCACAGGGCATCGAGGCGCGCACCATCCACAGCAAGACCGCCCCAGAGGTGATCCGCGAGGATCTCGAACAGGCGGCGCAGCGGGGCTTCGCCGGTTCGTTCGAGGAGAACGAGATCGGCATCAGTGCGATCGCCGCGCCGATCTGGGCCGACACGCTCCAGGGAGGACGTGAGTGCGTCGGCGCCGTCAGCCTTGCTGCCCCCACCAACCGAACGACACGGGCTGATCTGGAAGCCTGGGGCCCGGCGCTTGTCCGCGCCACCGAACAGCTCGGGCGGATCTGGCCGCTGGAAGCTCGTGCCCGGTCCGGGCCCTTTCCGCATCGCACCTGA
- a CDS encoding C-terminal binding protein, which produces MANVLYTESIYTDEALEASVFGQDITITRRDVKSLKDVSDEDCAAADGLMLFRHFMAAADFERFPRLKAIVRMGVGYDRIDREVAAKRGVIVCNCPDYATAEVGDHAVALALALRKGLFLHHDAQRADPPAAWAPIQDPLFRRLSALTFGVVGLGRIGTTAALRAKAFGCRVVFYDPYLSNGVETALGIERAATLEDLLRQTDILSLHAPLTRETRGMIGASEIARLPKGAVIVNTARGPLIDIDAAGAALKSGHLAGLGLDVLPVEPPADPVPELVRAYRVREPWVTGRLVITPHAAFVSPEAYEDVKRKSAETMIAALFSKRPINVITPDME; this is translated from the coding sequence ATGGCCAACGTACTTTATACTGAATCGATCTATACTGACGAGGCCTTGGAAGCCTCTGTCTTCGGTCAGGACATCACGATTACCCGTCGGGATGTCAAAAGTCTGAAGGACGTCAGCGATGAGGACTGCGCGGCCGCCGACGGCCTGATGCTGTTCCGGCATTTCATGGCGGCCGCGGATTTCGAGCGCTTTCCCCGGCTCAAGGCCATCGTGCGCATGGGCGTCGGCTATGATCGGATTGATCGCGAAGTTGCTGCCAAGCGCGGCGTGATCGTCTGCAACTGCCCTGACTATGCGACGGCGGAAGTCGGCGATCACGCTGTCGCGCTGGCGCTTGCCCTGCGCAAGGGCCTCTTCCTGCACCATGATGCCCAGCGCGCGGACCCACCGGCGGCCTGGGCTCCGATCCAGGATCCGCTGTTTCGCCGCTTGTCAGCGCTCACTTTCGGCGTCGTCGGGCTTGGACGCATCGGCACCACAGCCGCTTTGCGCGCCAAGGCCTTCGGCTGCCGCGTGGTCTTTTACGACCCTTACCTGAGCAACGGTGTCGAGACTGCGCTCGGCATCGAGCGTGCCGCCACCCTCGAAGACCTGTTGCGGCAGACCGACATCCTCTCCCTGCATGCCCCGCTCACCCGTGAGACACGCGGCATGATTGGAGCCTCCGAAATCGCACGGCTGCCCAAGGGCGCAGTGATCGTCAACACGGCGCGCGGCCCGCTGATCGACATCGACGCGGCAGGCGCCGCGCTGAAGAGCGGTCATCTCGCCGGTCTTGGTCTCGATGTGCTACCGGTTGAGCCCCCCGCGGATCCGGTGCCGGAGCTTGTGCGGGCCTATCGTGTGCGCGAACCCTGGGTGACAGGCCGGCTTGTGATCACGCCCCATGCAGCCTTCGTGTCGCCTGAGGCGTATGAGGACGTCAAGCGCAAGTCAGCTGAAACCATGATCGCAGCGCTTTTCTCCAAGCGCCCTATCAATGTGATCACGCCGGATATGGAGTAA
- a CDS encoding fumarylacetoacetate hydrolase family protein produces the protein MAEIEGVRTLVALRDGVTVRLDSELPIDPLKILTDAFLRAKASAAIANAKPVDSTSARLLPPLAQFGKIICVGLNYADHAAESPYDRPKFPVFFLRVDTGIIGPNDPIIRPLISDHLDFEAEMAVVLGSGGRRIPEEQALDHVAAYTVFNDGSIRDWQFKGPQWTLGKNFDNTAPIGPFLVSSDEVPSSGKGLRITTRLNGEIVQDANTHDLLFPIPELIARISEAMTLRPGDVIVTGTPAGVGFARKPPLFMKAGDICEVEVEGIGKLVNPIVDEASS, from the coding sequence TTGGCCGAGATTGAGGGCGTGCGCACGCTGGTTGCTTTGCGCGATGGTGTCACCGTTCGTCTCGACAGCGAACTACCCATCGACCCACTCAAGATCCTCACTGATGCGTTCCTGAGGGCGAAGGCCAGCGCGGCTATCGCGAACGCGAAGCCGGTTGATTCCACATCCGCGCGACTACTCCCACCTCTGGCACAATTCGGAAAGATTATATGCGTGGGTCTGAACTATGCGGATCACGCGGCTGAGAGCCCTTATGATCGCCCAAAGTTTCCGGTGTTCTTCCTGCGCGTGGATACTGGAATCATCGGCCCTAACGATCCGATCATACGTCCGCTGATTTCTGATCATCTCGACTTTGAAGCCGAAATGGCTGTTGTCCTCGGGAGCGGCGGGCGACGCATCCCTGAAGAACAGGCGCTCGATCATGTCGCTGCCTATACGGTTTTCAACGACGGGTCGATCCGCGACTGGCAGTTCAAAGGACCGCAGTGGACGCTAGGCAAGAACTTCGACAACACAGCTCCAATCGGTCCTTTCCTTGTTTCATCCGATGAAGTGCCATCGAGCGGAAAAGGGCTTAGAATTACCACGCGACTGAACGGCGAAATTGTCCAGGACGCCAATACGCACGATCTTCTTTTCCCAATTCCTGAGCTGATCGCGCGCATATCCGAAGCCATGACGCTTCGCCCCGGCGACGTCATCGTCACCGGAACTCCGGCTGGTGTCGGCTTCGCCCGGAAGCCTCCGCTGTTCATGAAGGCCGGCGACATCTGCGAAGTGGAAGTCGAAGGCATCGGCAAGCTCGTCAATCCCATTGTTGACGAGGCTTCATCGTGA
- a CDS encoding phosphoenolpyruvate hydrolase family protein, with protein sequence MSKRFTRTEILGRLKAQIEAKQSILVVGAGNGLVARCAEQAGADLVVVYNSGYFRLNGHPSMVGNLPVGDANEIMLRLGERAVIPATKDMPVIGGAYGVDPTRDMDRLLEQISGVGFSGIINFPTVGRIDGQYRKDLESAGLGFFREADMVRRARDKDMFTMAYVYSPQDTRMMVEAGVDVIVGHCGLTAGGDVGSLNAMPLDNAVSTLKTLFDAAKSARDDIILLSHGGPISSPEDAEYVNFHTDAVGFVAASSVERIPIEETLKSACRSFKSIKVQR encoded by the coding sequence ATGAGCAAACGCTTCACCCGGACTGAGATTCTTGGCCGTCTGAAGGCGCAGATCGAAGCCAAGCAGTCCATCCTCGTGGTTGGTGCGGGCAATGGCCTCGTTGCACGCTGCGCGGAGCAGGCGGGCGCTGATCTGGTCGTTGTTTACAACTCCGGCTATTTCCGCCTGAACGGCCATCCGAGCATGGTCGGCAACCTGCCCGTCGGTGATGCGAATGAGATCATGCTGCGCCTTGGCGAACGCGCCGTCATTCCCGCCACGAAGGACATGCCGGTGATCGGCGGCGCCTACGGCGTCGATCCAACCCGCGACATGGACCGTCTGCTCGAGCAGATCTCGGGCGTTGGCTTCTCAGGAATCATCAACTTCCCGACTGTCGGCCGCATCGACGGGCAGTACCGGAAGGACCTGGAGTCGGCGGGTCTTGGCTTCTTCCGTGAGGCCGACATGGTCCGTCGCGCCCGCGACAAGGACATGTTCACCATGGCCTACGTGTACTCGCCCCAGGACACGCGCATGATGGTGGAAGCCGGCGTCGACGTCATCGTCGGCCATTGCGGCCTCACCGCGGGCGGCGATGTCGGTTCGCTCAACGCCATGCCGCTCGACAACGCGGTCTCCACCCTGAAGACGCTTTTCGATGCCGCCAAATCCGCGCGGGACGACATCATTCTCCTCTCGCATGGTGGCCCGATCTCTTCTCCTGAAGATGCGGAATACGTGAACTTCCACACGGACGCTGTCGGCTTCGTCGCAGCCTCGAGCGTAGAGCGCATCCCGATCGAGGAAACGCTGAAGTCCGCCTGCCGCAGCTTCAAGTCGATCAAGGTTCAGCGCTGA
- a CDS encoding hydantoinase/oxoprolinase family protein: MSVVEKNSTDTRDLRIAADVGGTFTDVAVFDEATGAIRLGKTLTTPASLIAGMNRGVEKAEARFADAGLFLHGTTVAINALLERKGARTALVTTKGFRDIYEIGRINRPEAYNLFFRKHRPLVERALRIEVDERLDAAGEVLRPLDDAEIERVAAVLREEKVEAVAILFLHSYRNPAHEIRARDLLSELLPNVFVTASHELSQEYREFERSSTVAANAYVGPRVTRYLAEAEGVLGSVDFDGKFLIVQSTGGLYDAAQASRECIRMLESGPAAGVIGTRELCAEIGLNNVIAFDMGGTTAKAGVILDGVELTANQVMVGGYAEGLPIQIPMIDIEEVGTGGGSIARVVHGQMRVGPESAGAVPGPVCYGGGGTEPTVTDANLLLGRLSADLFLGGEMKLDLEGARQAMDERVARPLGLTTAEAADGVIRIAVTQMANVVKRVTTARGLDARDFAMVAYGGAGPLHAVFVARELQIPRVIIPNAPGHFSAYGMLVSDLRRDFVRTLFARLSEAPFDVFDGIFTEMERQGRAEIQAAAPGNLDIQIKYAADMRYIGQEHAVTVEVPVDAFTRRDSAKIKEAFDAVHAVRYGYSSQDEQAEIVSLRLSAIGNIVKPSLVAVPTAQHGIDAALIGVRVVDFGALGGRHDTPVYDRARLAARHRIPGPALIQEYASATVLPPGDVAEVDMRGNLDVAVEVS, encoded by the coding sequence GTGAGCGTCGTGGAAAAAAATAGTACAGATACACGAGACCTGCGCATCGCGGCAGATGTCGGCGGTACTTTTACAGATGTTGCCGTTTTCGACGAAGCAACCGGCGCTATTCGCCTCGGCAAGACCCTGACGACACCGGCGAGCCTCATTGCCGGCATGAACCGTGGCGTGGAGAAGGCCGAAGCGCGTTTTGCCGACGCCGGGCTGTTCCTTCACGGCACCACAGTCGCTATCAACGCGCTGCTCGAACGCAAGGGCGCGCGCACCGCGCTCGTCACGACAAAGGGCTTCCGCGATATCTACGAGATCGGCCGCATCAACCGGCCGGAAGCCTATAATCTGTTCTTCCGCAAACACCGGCCGCTCGTCGAGCGCGCGTTGCGCATCGAGGTCGACGAGCGCCTGGATGCTGCCGGGGAGGTGCTGCGGCCGCTCGACGACGCCGAGATCGAACGTGTCGCCGCCGTGCTGCGGGAGGAGAAGGTGGAGGCGGTCGCAATCCTCTTCCTGCATTCCTATCGCAACCCGGCCCACGAGATCCGCGCGCGGGATCTGCTGAGCGAGCTATTGCCGAATGTGTTCGTCACCGCTTCACACGAGCTTTCACAGGAATATCGCGAGTTCGAGCGCTCCTCGACAGTCGCGGCGAATGCTTATGTCGGCCCACGGGTCACGCGTTACCTGGCGGAAGCTGAGGGTGTATTGGGCAGCGTCGATTTCGACGGGAAGTTTCTCATTGTCCAATCGACTGGCGGCCTTTATGACGCCGCGCAAGCCAGCCGGGAATGCATCCGCATGCTGGAGTCAGGCCCGGCAGCGGGCGTCATCGGCACCCGCGAGCTCTGCGCCGAAATCGGCCTCAACAATGTCATAGCCTTCGACATGGGCGGGACGACGGCCAAGGCCGGTGTCATCCTCGACGGCGTCGAGCTGACGGCTAATCAGGTGATGGTCGGGGGCTACGCGGAAGGCCTGCCGATCCAGATCCCGATGATCGATATCGAGGAGGTCGGCACCGGCGGCGGCTCGATCGCCCGTGTGGTCCACGGCCAGATGCGCGTCGGGCCTGAAAGCGCCGGCGCCGTGCCCGGTCCCGTCTGCTACGGCGGAGGTGGCACCGAGCCGACAGTGACGGACGCCAATCTCCTGCTGGGACGTCTGTCGGCGGATCTTTTCCTCGGTGGTGAGATGAAGCTCGACCTCGAAGGCGCCCGTCAGGCGATGGATGAGCGCGTGGCGCGTCCGCTCGGCCTCACGACCGCAGAGGCGGCCGACGGTGTGATCCGCATCGCGGTCACCCAGATGGCGAATGTCGTTAAGCGCGTGACGACGGCACGCGGCCTGGACGCGCGCGACTTTGCCATGGTCGCCTATGGCGGTGCGGGACCCCTGCACGCGGTGTTTGTGGCCCGCGAGTTGCAAATTCCGCGCGTCATCATTCCAAACGCACCGGGACATTTCTCCGCTTACGGAATGTTGGTCAGCGACCTGCGCCGCGATTTCGTGCGCACGCTCTTCGCCAGGCTCTCAGAAGCCCCTTTCGATGTATTTGATGGCATTTTCACCGAAATGGAACGTCAGGGGCGTGCGGAAATCCAAGCGGCCGCGCCGGGGAATCTGGATATTCAGATCAAATATGCCGCCGACATGCGCTATATCGGCCAGGAACATGCCGTGACAGTCGAAGTACCGGTTGACGCCTTCACGCGGCGGGACTCCGCCAAGATCAAGGAGGCCTTCGACGCGGTGCATGCCGTGCGCTACGGTTACTCCTCGCAGGACGAGCAGGCCGAGATCGTCAGCCTGCGGCTATCGGCGATCGGCAACATCGTGAAGCCATCGCTGGTCGCGGTCCCGACCGCGCAGCATGGGATCGATGCCGCGCTCATCGGTGTCCGGGTTGTTGACTTCGGCGCGCTCGGCGGCCGCCATGACACGCCGGTCTACGATCGCGCCCGGCTCGCCGCCCGTCATCGGATCCCCGGCCCTGCCCTGATCCAGGAATACGCCTCGGCGACCGTCCTGCCGCCGGGCGACGTGGCCGAGGTCGACATGCGCGGCAATCTCGACGTCGCCGTGGAGGTGAGCTAA
- a CDS encoding dihydrodipicolinate synthase family protein has product MPRFANDLPTGVIPAVLLPFHDDLSIDEASFRAHLRDVASVEGLSAITLNAHSTEVASCNADEQRRVMEIGADTVGDRLPIVHGIWADGSLEAAAIARRATSGGASALLVFPPAPFTLGQTAEMALTHFRRIADASDLPLIVFQYPRATGQGYPLETLHRLADEIPTLRAIKDWTPIVQQHEETVRALQGRSRPVNVLSTNSAWLLSSLVLGCNGLLSGSGSVIADLQAQLFRAVQTNDLVEARRLNDRIHPLARVFYADPFVDMHNRMKEALVLLGKLPRAVVRPPLVKLSAAEIAQIRKALVEAELLSGTREGRAA; this is encoded by the coding sequence ATGCCGCGTTTTGCGAACGACCTACCAACCGGCGTTATCCCCGCCGTCCTGCTTCCGTTCCATGACGACCTGTCAATCGACGAAGCGAGCTTCAGGGCACATCTTCGCGACGTCGCGTCGGTCGAGGGCCTGTCGGCCATCACCTTGAACGCTCATTCGACCGAGGTTGCCTCCTGCAACGCGGACGAACAGCGCCGCGTCATGGAGATCGGCGCGGACACCGTGGGAGACCGTCTTCCCATCGTTCATGGCATATGGGCGGACGGCAGCCTCGAGGCCGCGGCCATCGCCCGCCGCGCAACCTCTGGCGGGGCGTCGGCCCTGCTCGTTTTCCCGCCCGCTCCCTTCACGCTCGGCCAGACCGCCGAGATGGCGCTCACCCATTTCCGCCGCATCGCCGATGCAAGCGACTTGCCGCTGATCGTGTTCCAGTATCCGCGCGCGACCGGGCAGGGCTACCCCCTTGAGACGCTGCACAGGCTCGCGGATGAGATCCCGACTTTGCGCGCCATCAAGGACTGGACGCCGATCGTGCAGCAGCATGAGGAAACGGTCCGCGCGCTCCAGGGCCGGAGCCGCCCCGTCAACGTCCTGTCGACCAACAGCGCCTGGCTGCTGTCATCACTTGTGCTTGGTTGCAACGGCTTGCTTTCGGGCTCCGGCAGCGTGATCGCCGACCTCCAGGCGCAGTTGTTTCGAGCCGTACAGACCAACGATCTCGTCGAGGCGCGCCGCCTCAATGATCGCATCCATCCTCTCGCACGCGTGTTTTACGCCGATCCCTTCGTCGATATGCACAATCGCATGAAGGAGGCGCTCGTGTTGCTTGGCAAGCTGCCCCGGGCCGTTGTCCGACCGCCGCTTGTCAAGCTTTCTGCAGCCGAGATTGCCCAAATTCGCAAGGCATTGGTCGAGGCTGAACTGCTGTCGGGGACGCGGGAGGGCCGCGCCGCCTGA
- a CDS encoding VOC family protein, which translates to MPHVFDHTGFITPSLEKSVAFWTDVMGFEPRPIVERSGEWVPPFTGIDGATLRIAHLFSHDAHLEFIEFATARGEPTAAQANQVAVGHVCFKVDDLDATVNKILAGGGALAGKITTITEGAAAGIRGLYMRDPLGVLIELLEKAPAKG; encoded by the coding sequence ATGCCGCATGTTTTTGACCACACGGGCTTCATAACGCCATCATTGGAAAAATCGGTGGCGTTCTGGACTGACGTGATGGGCTTCGAGCCGCGTCCGATCGTCGAGCGCAGCGGGGAATGGGTGCCGCCGTTCACTGGGATAGACGGCGCGACGCTGCGCATCGCACATCTCTTCAGTCATGACGCGCACCTCGAGTTCATCGAATTCGCGACCGCCCGCGGCGAGCCGACGGCCGCGCAGGCCAACCAGGTCGCGGTTGGCCATGTCTGCTTCAAGGTCGACGACCTCGACGCCACGGTGAACAAGATCCTCGCAGGCGGCGGCGCGCTCGCCGGCAAGATCACGACGATCACCGAAGGCGCTGCAGCCGGAATTCGCGGCCTTTACATGCGTGATCCGCTCGGTGTTCTCATAGAGCTCCTGGAAAAGGCTCCCGCGAAGGGCTGA
- a CDS encoding ornithine cyclodeaminase family protein, producing the protein MLRHFSHSDVEAGLDYPRLIEALADAFRRGGEPMPVRRSYEVGLDHAPGHLLTMPAWHRGRALGVKLVTVFPQNATRGLGAVSSLYVLFDGETGQPRAMIDGEALTNRRTAAASALASRYLSRPDSRTLLLVGTGHVASHLPSAHRAVRPIERVMIWGRNPQHAQTLAERLAGQGFASTAISDLFEGMAHADIISCATTATVPLVAGAYLRPGTHLDLVGAFTPQMRESDDEAVRRSRVFVDTYAGALAEAGDLLQPIAAGTWQAAEVCADLHELTSGTRPGRVTEEEITMFKSVGAAIEDLAAATLLVGHASS; encoded by the coding sequence GTGCTGCGCCATTTCTCCCACTCGGATGTCGAGGCAGGCCTCGACTATCCCAGGCTTATCGAGGCTCTCGCGGACGCTTTCCGGCGTGGCGGCGAACCGATGCCTGTCCGGCGCAGTTACGAAGTTGGCTTGGATCATGCGCCTGGTCACCTTCTGACCATGCCGGCCTGGCACCGCGGCAGAGCACTTGGTGTGAAGCTGGTGACGGTTTTCCCGCAGAACGCCACGCGTGGTCTCGGTGCGGTGTCATCTCTCTATGTTCTGTTCGACGGCGAAACCGGCCAGCCCCGTGCCATGATCGATGGAGAGGCTTTGACGAATCGGCGCACGGCGGCGGCTTCAGCACTTGCCTCGCGTTATCTTTCGCGTCCGGATAGCCGAACTCTGCTGCTCGTTGGTACCGGCCATGTGGCGTCGCACCTGCCGAGCGCTCATCGTGCTGTGCGGCCGATCGAGAGGGTCATGATCTGGGGACGCAACCCCCAACACGCGCAGACGCTGGCTGAGCGACTGGCCGGCCAAGGCTTCGCCTCCACCGCGATCTCCGATCTCTTCGAGGGGATGGCGCATGCGGACATCATCAGTTGCGCCACGACGGCCACTGTCCCGCTTGTCGCCGGTGCGTATCTTCGGCCGGGAACTCATCTTGATCTCGTCGGCGCTTTCACGCCGCAGATGCGCGAAAGCGATGACGAGGCCGTGCGTCGCAGTCGCGTTTTCGTGGATACCTACGCGGGCGCTCTCGCGGAGGCGGGGGATCTGTTGCAGCCGATCGCGGCCGGGACCTGGCAGGCCGCAGAGGTTTGCGCGGATCTTCACGAGCTGACGAGCGGCACGAGGCCGGGTCGGGTCACCGAGGAGGAGATTACGATGTTTAAGTCCGTCGGCGCGGCGATCGAGGATCTCGCCGCCGCGACGCTGCTTGTTGGCCATGCGTCGTCCTGA